One genomic window of Myxococcus xanthus includes the following:
- a CDS encoding alpha/beta fold hydrolase, translating into MDASRWVVWVLVAGVALVLWNVLWVVAVRRWYRPRAELPQVLRARCEDGWELVIHARRAAVRRFEEPVLLCHGLAANRFTFDFEPPYSVAHYLTEAGFDCFSVEWRGTGHSRRPPRGRRYTDFTIDDHILQDGPALLELALKETGAKCAFWLGHSLGGLVGYGVAQGPHGEKLAGLLALGAPVHFKSEPFLRTLISMGVRAAWPARFRQEWMSASLAPFLGYITLPLSDLLVNPEHIPPRIQRQVYANMMSSMSRKVLLQFQDWIEHDMFRSFDRTKDWRAGIAQLQLPLLVMGGSSDRLATPGNVESQFALATAPDRTLHIFGTDHGDKMNYGHGDLIFGTGAPSEVYPVIREWLERHASALPAAITDPAPAPVEEEPREPERSVP; encoded by the coding sequence ACTGGTCGCCGGGGTCGCACTCGTTCTGTGGAACGTCCTTTGGGTCGTGGCCGTGCGACGATGGTACCGCCCCAGGGCGGAGCTGCCCCAGGTCCTCCGCGCCCGCTGCGAGGACGGATGGGAGCTGGTGATTCACGCGCGGCGCGCGGCCGTGCGCCGATTCGAGGAGCCCGTGCTGCTGTGCCACGGGCTCGCGGCGAACCGGTTCACCTTCGACTTCGAGCCCCCCTACTCCGTCGCGCACTACCTGACCGAAGCGGGTTTCGACTGCTTCAGCGTCGAGTGGCGCGGCACCGGGCACTCGCGCCGGCCGCCCCGAGGACGGAGGTACACGGACTTCACCATCGACGACCACATCCTCCAGGATGGACCCGCGCTGTTGGAGCTGGCGTTGAAGGAGACGGGTGCGAAATGCGCATTCTGGCTCGGCCATTCCCTGGGCGGGCTGGTGGGCTACGGCGTCGCGCAAGGCCCGCACGGGGAGAAGCTTGCGGGGTTGCTCGCGCTGGGCGCTCCCGTGCACTTCAAGTCGGAGCCCTTCCTGCGCACGCTCATCTCCATGGGCGTCCGTGCCGCCTGGCCCGCACGCTTCCGGCAGGAGTGGATGAGCGCCAGCCTCGCGCCGTTCCTGGGCTACATCACCCTGCCCCTGTCCGACCTGCTGGTGAACCCCGAGCACATCCCCCCGCGCATCCAGCGGCAGGTCTACGCGAACATGATGTCGTCGATGAGCCGCAAGGTGCTGCTTCAGTTCCAGGACTGGATTGAGCACGACATGTTCCGCTCCTTTGACCGCACGAAGGACTGGCGCGCTGGCATCGCACAGCTCCAGCTTCCGCTGCTCGTCATGGGCGGCAGTTCGGACCGGCTGGCCACGCCGGGCAACGTGGAGTCGCAGTTCGCGCTCGCCACCGCGCCCGACCGCACGCTGCATATCTTCGGCACGGACCATGGCGACAAGATGAACTACGGGCACGGGGACCTCATCTTCGGCACCGGCGCCCCGTCGGAGGTCTATCCCGTCATCCGCGAGTGGCTGGAGCGACATGCCTCCGCCCTGCCCGCCGCCATCACCGACCCCGCTCCCGCCCCAGTGGAAGAGGAGCCTCGCGAGCCGGAGCGCTCCGTCCCATGA